One window from the genome of Nitrospirota bacterium encodes:
- a CDS encoding radical SAM protein: MVDCIGAIKLPVNRLHMELTNICNFSCEFCPDSKMKRQRGMMPVSMAKAILNEVSNTKVAKTVLFHVMGEPTLYPNLVEVVQYANQKGIETCLTTNGSRLNEKLLDELIYAGIGRIIISLQTPDEQTFSLRGAGVIEFDDYAARIVSVAKRFLSETGKTKLTISFLSSPLRRLIIPIFSEVSIADTSTTLKKYLILWTERIMKNTPVENRYEDVLRQIKKIWTFKENMVYINDKVCLHTRVMGDWAVHFDKKNVNAIFGYCPGIQENFGILWNGDYTFCCTDYDGKTSTYNFNDTSIHDYLSKEVVQRVVKGFKRFRVVHPYCKQCLG, encoded by the coding sequence ATGGTTGATTGCATCGGGGCAATAAAACTTCCTGTAAACAGACTGCATATGGAGCTTACCAATATCTGCAACTTCTCCTGCGAATTCTGTCCTGACTCAAAGATGAAAAGGCAGAGAGGGATGATGCCGGTTAGTATGGCAAAGGCTATATTAAATGAAGTGAGTAACACTAAAGTTGCAAAAACGGTTTTATTTCATGTAATGGGAGAGCCGACTTTGTATCCGAATCTGGTTGAAGTTGTACAGTACGCAAATCAAAAAGGCATTGAAACATGCCTCACAACCAATGGAAGCCGCCTCAATGAAAAATTGCTTGATGAACTGATTTATGCGGGCATTGGAAGGATAATCATTTCACTCCAGACGCCTGACGAACAGACATTTTCTTTGAGGGGAGCAGGGGTAATAGAATTTGATGATTATGCAGCAAGGATTGTTTCGGTAGCAAAGAGATTTCTGTCCGAGACCGGCAAAACAAAACTGACCATAAGTTTTCTTTCATCACCTCTCAGAAGGCTTATTATTCCAATTTTCTCCGAAGTCAGCATAGCAGATACCTCAACTACCCTTAAAAAATATCTGATATTGTGGACTGAGAGGATAATGAAAAACACCCCTGTTGAAAACAGATATGAAGATGTATTAAGACAGATAAAAAAAATCTGGACATTTAAGGAAAATATGGTGTATATAAATGACAAAGTATGCCTTCATACGAGGGTGATGGGTGACTGGGCAGTACACTTTGACAAAAAGAATGTAAATGCAATATTTGGATATTGTCCGGGGATACAAGAAAATTTTGGCATTTTATGGAACGGAGATTATACCTTCTGCTGCACAGATTATGATGGAAAGACTTCTACCTATAATTTTAATGACACATCCATCCATGATTATCTGAGTAAAGAGGTAGTGCAGAGAGTTGTAAAGGGGTTTAAAAGGTTCAGGGTAGTGCATCCCTACTGCAAGCAATGTCTTGGGGA
- a CDS encoding TVP38/TMEM64 family protein, protein MRVLTTNVMLSVTKIVTVLAISILCILFYPYLTPQNISAFIEQHSTTAPFFFIVICAVRPVLFFLPSMGLTVVAGVLFGAFWGTAYVAIGGAISTAIGFYFARWLGRDAVKRQLEKNKLIREFEKKSKEHGGNAVLYMRLFNLPWDLVSYWAGLSGIKFKDFYIASMIPLVPVSFLYTYFGTKVFTPTSMGFIVSLAIIFIMGSIPYIQSRVKKKVNG, encoded by the coding sequence TTGAGAGTATTAACAACTAATGTGATGCTTTCTGTCACAAAAATCGTTACAGTTTTAGCAATATCTATCCTGTGCATTCTCTTTTATCCATATCTGACGCCTCAAAATATCAGTGCATTTATTGAACAGCACAGTACAACTGCACCTTTTTTCTTTATTGTTATATGTGCCGTGAGACCTGTGCTGTTTTTCCTGCCATCTATGGGATTGACCGTAGTGGCAGGGGTGCTGTTCGGAGCTTTCTGGGGTACGGCATATGTGGCCATCGGTGGCGCCATTTCAACCGCAATTGGTTTTTACTTTGCGAGGTGGCTTGGCAGGGATGCAGTTAAAAGGCAACTGGAAAAGAATAAACTGATCAGGGAATTTGAAAAAAAGTCAAAGGAACATGGTGGAAATGCTGTACTGTACATGAGGCTTTTTAATCTGCCGTGGGATCTGGTCAGCTACTGGGCAGGACTTTCCGGCATTAAATTTAAGGACTTCTATATCGCAAGCATGATACCACTTGTGCCCGTGAGTTTTTTGTATACCTACTTTGGCACCAAGGTTTTCACACCCACAAGTATGGGCTTTATTGTTTCGCTGGCAATTATCTTCATTATGGGTTCTATACCATATATACAATCCAGGGTGAAAAAGAAGGTCAATGGTTGA
- a CDS encoding outer membrane lipoprotein carrier protein LolA: protein MFLLHNSAIASNNAIREVAAEEKQKIFERLKELQKGIHSMHATVSQEKQLSVLKKKIQLKGTIIMAKPNMLRWEVTMPEKSITVIDGETMTMYHPDVREAQVYNLSEDFVARNTMSFFATAMGGNLNEMEKKFTVTVFCNDGKIVLKLIPLSSIAKKYLSDITVYYDEVTGLPGGFEVTTPKGDRTITKLADIKINPEIRPDTFELKLPANVWITNKVESINN, encoded by the coding sequence TTGTTTCTCCTTCACAACTCTGCTATCGCATCAAATAATGCCATTCGTGAGGTAGCTGCTGAGGAGAAACAAAAGATATTTGAGAGGTTAAAAGAACTTCAAAAAGGTATACATTCAATGCACGCCACCGTCAGTCAGGAGAAACAGTTATCAGTTCTAAAAAAGAAAATACAGCTAAAAGGCACAATAATAATGGCGAAGCCAAATATGCTTAGATGGGAAGTGACAATGCCTGAGAAATCCATCACTGTTATAGATGGTGAAACAATGACGATGTATCATCCCGATGTAAGAGAGGCACAGGTATATAACCTTTCCGAAGACTTTGTAGCCCGCAATACCATGAGCTTTTTTGCAACAGCCATGGGTGGTAATCTTAATGAGATGGAAAAGAAATTTACCGTAACTGTTTTTTGCAATGACGGTAAAATAGTTTTAAAATTGATACCTTTATCCAGTATTGCAAAGAAATATCTGTCAGACATCACAGTTTATTATGATGAAGTAACAGGACTTCCCGGCGGATTTGAGGTAACAACTCCCAAAGGAGACAGGACAATAACAAAACTGGCAGACATAAAAATAAACCCCGAGATCAGACCCGACACCTTTGAATTGAAACTACCCGCCAATGTCTGGATAACCAACAAGGTTGAGAGTATTAACAACTAA
- a CDS encoding radical SAM protein: protein MLTKAPVFKKYEAGKKELQQPNVTLTGSPILPIAKGLPKSTLSLCPECLAIIPAREYEKDGKVLMTKECMEHGVFNDIISSDVRIFHEMERWHFKEGRGVSNPQVTDATKCPTECGICNMHLTHTAIANIDLTGRCNLSCNICFADSNKYIYEPSFDEVYQMLKKLQDERPAPCTTVQYTGGEPTIHPRFLDIVKASKELGFTHIQVATNGVKFSDPEFAMKAKEAGLQYLYLQMDGVTDDVYEKIRGRKLLDIKLKAIESARKAGLRIIFVPTIIRGVNDHQIGDLIRLAFENLDVLTGISIQPIVFTGRYHEEHRLKERYTLADMILDVSRQTGFADPYNDWFSLNSGTPFVQLAEALTGTSVSNHTCHPHCGVMTLLFVDKNRNAVSITRFLDLFNVLKDIEGIASKAKKRHFKMFSKLKMLNVLYKRFKPENAPEGLTFTKFLKTLDGYADKKYTWTDEHKGHTYKTFFIFGMHFMDNYNYDLQRIGRCAVHYSAVDGKLYPFCTYNSGYTFRNQVEKQYVESKKN from the coding sequence ATGCTCACTAAAGCACCTGTATTTAAGAAGTATGAAGCAGGTAAAAAAGAGCTGCAGCAACCAAATGTAACATTAACGGGCAGTCCAATCCTTCCAATAGCCAAGGGGCTTCCTAAAAGCACCCTCTCCCTCTGTCCTGAGTGCCTTGCGATTATTCCTGCAAGGGAATACGAGAAGGATGGAAAAGTTTTAATGACAAAGGAATGCATGGAGCACGGGGTATTTAACGATATTATTTCTTCTGATGTACGGATATTTCATGAGATGGAAAGATGGCATTTCAAGGAGGGAAGGGGGGTTTCAAATCCACAGGTAACAGATGCAACAAAGTGCCCAACAGAGTGTGGCATATGTAACATGCATTTAACCCACACAGCAATTGCCAATATTGACCTTACGGGAAGATGTAATCTCAGTTGTAATATCTGCTTTGCCGATTCTAATAAATATATATACGAGCCCTCCTTTGATGAGGTTTACCAGATGCTGAAAAAGCTTCAGGATGAGAGACCTGCTCCCTGCACTACTGTTCAATATACAGGCGGAGAGCCAACAATTCATCCGAGATTTCTGGATATTGTAAAGGCATCTAAAGAACTCGGTTTTACCCATATACAGGTTGCCACAAATGGTGTTAAGTTCTCCGATCCTGAATTTGCAATGAAGGCAAAGGAAGCCGGACTTCAATATCTATATCTCCAGATGGATGGGGTTACGGATGATGTCTATGAAAAGATACGAGGACGTAAGCTCCTTGATATCAAGCTAAAGGCCATAGAATCAGCAAGGAAAGCGGGTCTAAGAATCATATTTGTTCCTACAATAATCAGGGGTGTTAATGACCATCAGATTGGTGACCTGATTCGCCTTGCCTTTGAAAACCTGGATGTGCTGACAGGTATATCAATACAGCCTATCGTATTCACAGGTAGATACCATGAAGAACATCGTTTGAAAGAAAGGTATACCCTTGCTGACATGATACTGGATGTAAGCAGACAAACAGGATTTGCCGACCCGTATAATGATTGGTTCTCGCTTAATTCAGGGACACCGTTTGTGCAACTCGCCGAGGCATTAACAGGAACCTCAGTTTCAAACCATACATGCCATCCACACTGCGGCGTAATGACGCTGTTATTCGTTGATAAAAACAGAAATGCAGTGTCGATTACAAGATTCTTAGATCTTTTCAATGTCTTAAAAGACATTGAAGGTATAGCATCAAAGGCAAAGAAGAGACATTTTAAAATGTTTTCTAAACTTAAGATGTTAAATGTACTTTATAAACGTTTTAAACCAGAAAATGCTCCTGAAGGCTTAACCTTTACAAAATTTCTCAAAACACTTGACGGATATGCTGATAAAAAGTATACATGGACAGATGAGCATAAAGGACATACTTATAAAACATTTTTCATATTTGGTATGCACTTTATGGATAATTATAACTATGACCTTCAGAGGATAGGACGATGTGCCGTTCATTATTCTGCTGTGGACGGCAAGCTCTATCCCTTTTGCACCTATAACTCAGGCTACACATTCAGGAATCAGGTTGAAAAACAGTATGTGGAAAGCAAAAAAAATTAG
- a CDS encoding lysophospholipid acyltransferase family protein, whose translation MGLTRHFLNVPSIYKLGTRWIGYIPTFLSYTISQCIADLSYGFYKSAVKNVKRNLAMAFPNAPDEKISAMARQLFRNYSKYLVDYGRFTRMSKTDILQRVVYFDGKENLDNASKMNRGLILLTAHLGNWELGGIFFGSYGIETNVITIPDSDVEIDRVRRWYRERFNVKTITIDESSLSTVEMINALNKKEIVAMLIDRYGKGPNSVTVDFFGKPTYFPPGPFILSRLTGAPVVVAFVVRERDGYRGIVKEPFVVTDRDEEIEMLKRVVKILEEYIIMYPDQWFNFSPI comes from the coding sequence TTGGGTTTAACCAGGCATTTTCTGAACGTTCCATCTATTTATAAATTAGGGACGAGATGGATAGGCTATATCCCGACCTTTTTATCCTATACCATCTCTCAGTGCATTGCAGATTTAAGCTATGGATTTTATAAATCTGCAGTAAAAAATGTCAAAAGAAATCTCGCAATGGCCTTTCCGAATGCCCCTGATGAAAAGATTTCAGCGATGGCAAGGCAATTGTTCAGAAACTACAGCAAATACCTCGTGGATTACGGACGATTTACAAGGATGAGTAAAACGGATATTTTGCAAAGGGTCGTCTATTTTGACGGCAAGGAAAATCTTGACAATGCATCGAAGATGAACAGGGGCTTGATATTACTTACTGCACACCTCGGTAACTGGGAACTGGGCGGTATATTTTTTGGAAGCTACGGTATAGAAACAAATGTAATAACCATTCCTGACAGTGATGTGGAAATTGACAGGGTGCGCAGGTGGTATAGGGAACGGTTCAATGTCAAGACTATTACCATTGATGAATCTTCGTTATCTACAGTGGAAATGATAAATGCCCTGAATAAAAAAGAAATAGTGGCAATGCTGATAGATAGATACGGTAAAGGGCCAAACAGTGTAACGGTTGATTTTTTCGGAAAACCTACTTATTTCCCACCGGGGCCGTTTATTTTAAGCAGGCTAACAGGCGCCCCTGTTGTTGTTGCCTTTGTGGTGAGAGAAAGGGATGGATACAGAGGAATTGTAAAAGAACCGTTTGTGGTGACAGACAGAGACGAAGAAATTGAAATGCTTAAAAGAGTTGTAAAAATCCTTGAAGAATATATTATAATGTATCCTGACCAGTGGTTTAACTTTTCACCAATTTGA
- a CDS encoding glycine--tRNA ligase subunit alpha codes for MYFQDLILKLHGFWSQKGCIIHQPYDIEVGAGTFNPATFFRVLGPEPWRAAYVEPSRRPTDGRYGENPNRLQHYYQYQVILKPSPIDSQDIYLESLSLLGIDPLKHDIRFVEDDWESPTLGAWGLGWEVWLDGMEITQFTYFQHVGGLELKPVSVEITYGLERIAMYLQEVDNVFALKWNEIVSYGDIHHEGEVEFSKYNFDEADIEMHLRIFEMYEKEAIRLSRQGLIFPAYDCCLKCSHTFNMLDARGALSVTERTGYIARVRNLAKLCAEGYLKLRETMSFPLLGNWK; via the coding sequence TTGTATTTTCAGGATTTAATATTAAAGCTCCACGGTTTCTGGTCGCAAAAAGGCTGTATCATACATCAGCCCTATGATATAGAGGTGGGAGCAGGAACCTTTAACCCTGCAACATTCTTCAGGGTTCTCGGACCTGAGCCATGGAGAGCTGCCTATGTGGAGCCTTCAAGGCGGCCAACCGATGGCAGATACGGTGAGAACCCGAACAGGTTGCAGCATTACTATCAATACCAGGTAATCCTGAAGCCCTCACCTATTGACAGCCAGGATATATACCTTGAAAGCCTCTCTCTCCTTGGAATCGACCCGTTAAAACACGATATACGGTTTGTCGAAGACGACTGGGAATCCCCTACCCTCGGGGCGTGGGGCCTTGGCTGGGAGGTCTGGCTTGATGGCATGGAGATAACCCAATTTACATATTTCCAGCATGTGGGCGGTCTTGAACTGAAACCAGTCTCAGTTGAAATAACTTATGGCCTTGAGCGAATTGCCATGTATTTGCAGGAAGTGGATAATGTCTTTGCCCTGAAATGGAATGAAATCGTAAGTTATGGAGACATCCATCATGAAGGAGAGGTTGAGTTTTCAAAATATAATTTTGATGAAGCTGATATAGAAATGCACCTCCGCATTTTTGAAATGTATGAAAAAGAGGCCATAAGGCTTTCAAGGCAGGGATTGATCTTCCCCGCTTATGACTGTTGCCTGAAATGCTCGCATACATTCAACATGCTCGATGCGAGGGGGGCCTTGAGCGTAACCGAAAGGACAGGTTATATTGCAAGGGTAAGGAATCTGGCAAAACTGTGCGCAGAGGGCTATTTAAAGTTGAGAGAAACAATGAGTTTCCCCCTCTTAGGAAATTGGAAGTAG
- a CDS encoding glycine--tRNA ligase subunit beta, producing the protein MGNKDFSLLFEIGIEEIPAGFIPKAMSTLHEEFIKLLKDSSIDFGKISEHATPRRLAIIIENVAEKQNDRTLNVLGPPKKAAFDDSGNPTKAAIGFAKSQNVDVKKLKVVTTEKGEYVAAIVEEKGRKTTEVLAETLPGLIASIPFPKSMRWGNGTLRFARPIHWILAILGKEVIPFELDGLKSSNLTRGHRFLSPAAFQIKEPLSYSHLLESNYVIANYKVRKNMIVREIEDITSKLNCKVHMDEDLLDTVTSLVEYPKVVLGNFDGGYLCLPKELLITVMKSHQKYFSVEDNDENLLPHFLIISNTKIENSDTVRAGAARVLKARLEDARFYFDEDRKKPLGEYVEKLKNVTYHEKLGSLYEKAERIASLSSFIAEKLGRTGPIKEKAIKTSMLCKADLVTGVVREFPELQGYMGMIYAKNSGEDDDVASAIYEHYMPRFSGDSLPSGETGTIVSLADRMDNIASFFALGLIPTGSEDPFALRRQASGITNILYSSGYLLPVGTLIDTALRGLPISVQDGLSHEILKFFDQRIEGMLLSEGYKYDLVNSVLSTGGRVIKDIKNRIEVLSAMREEPEFSGLLTAAKRVYNILTNAQTGNLREDMLTGAVEKALFSTAMNVGQKLMDTNFRALFELKEPINHFFDNVLVMDNNPEIRGNRLALLSAVKRLFDSLGDFSKIVE; encoded by the coding sequence ATGGGAAATAAAGACTTCTCACTTCTATTTGAAATAGGAATAGAGGAAATTCCTGCCGGTTTTATACCAAAGGCAATGTCAACGTTACATGAGGAGTTCATAAAACTCCTTAAAGACTCATCCATAGATTTTGGAAAAATCTCTGAACATGCAACGCCAAGAAGGCTCGCAATAATCATCGAGAACGTTGCTGAAAAACAAAATGACAGGACATTAAATGTCCTCGGTCCCCCGAAAAAGGCTGCCTTTGATGACAGCGGCAACCCAACAAAGGCTGCTATTGGTTTTGCAAAATCACAGAATGTTGATGTGAAAAAGCTTAAAGTAGTTACAACAGAGAAAGGTGAATATGTAGCAGCCATTGTTGAAGAAAAGGGAAGAAAAACAACAGAAGTATTAGCTGAAACCTTACCAGGGCTCATTGCCTCAATACCGTTTCCAAAATCAATGAGGTGGGGCAATGGCACGCTGCGCTTTGCACGGCCAATACACTGGATCCTCGCAATCCTCGGCAAAGAGGTAATCCCCTTTGAGCTTGACGGCTTAAAAAGCAGCAACCTCACAAGAGGCCACAGGTTCCTGTCGCCTGCTGCCTTTCAGATAAAAGAGCCCCTCTCCTACTCACACCTTCTTGAAAGCAACTATGTCATAGCCAATTATAAGGTCAGAAAAAACATGATTGTTAGAGAAATAGAAGATATTACTTCAAAACTGAACTGCAAGGTTCACATGGATGAAGACCTTCTTGATACAGTCACTTCCCTCGTCGAATACCCGAAGGTAGTCTTGGGAAATTTCGACGGCGGGTACCTCTGTCTGCCAAAGGAACTTTTAATAACTGTTATGAAAAGCCATCAAAAATATTTTTCTGTTGAGGATAACGATGAGAATTTGCTGCCGCACTTCCTGATAATCAGCAACACAAAAATAGAAAACAGCGATACAGTGCGGGCAGGAGCAGCAAGGGTTCTTAAGGCAAGACTTGAGGACGCAAGATTTTATTTTGATGAAGACAGAAAAAAGCCATTGGGGGAGTATGTTGAGAAATTAAAAAATGTAACATATCATGAAAAACTCGGCAGCCTTTATGAAAAGGCAGAGCGGATCGCATCCCTTTCTTCTTTTATTGCAGAAAAACTCGGCCGTACCGGCCCAATTAAGGAAAAAGCAATAAAGACATCAATGCTCTGCAAGGCAGACCTTGTCACCGGGGTTGTAAGAGAATTCCCTGAACTGCAGGGCTATATGGGAATGATTTATGCGAAAAATTCAGGCGAAGACGATGATGTTGCATCAGCCATTTATGAGCATTATATGCCAAGGTTCTCAGGCGATAGCCTGCCATCAGGTGAGACAGGCACAATAGTTTCACTCGCTGATAGGATGGACAATATTGCATCCTTCTTCGCACTCGGTTTAATTCCTACAGGCTCTGAAGACCCTTTTGCTTTAAGGCGCCAGGCCTCAGGGATAACAAATATCCTTTACAGCAGCGGTTATCTACTTCCAGTAGGGACACTCATTGATACTGCCTTAAGAGGTCTCCCGATATCTGTGCAAGATGGTTTGAGCCATGAGATTCTGAAATTCTTTGATCAGAGGATTGAAGGGATGCTTTTATCCGAGGGTTATAAATATGACCTGGTTAACTCTGTGCTCTCGACAGGAGGAAGGGTCATAAAAGATATAAAAAATAGAATCGAGGTTCTTTCGGCAATGAGGGAGGAGCCTGAATTCAGCGGACTTCTGACTGCTGCAAAAAGGGTCTACAATATTCTGACAAACGCACAGACAGGCAATCTGAGAGAGGATATGTTAACCGGGGCTGTAGAAAAAGCCCTGTTCAGCACAGCCATGAATGTAGGGCAAAAACTTATGGACACTAACTTCAGGGCGCTATTTGAACTTAAAGAACCCATAAATCACTTTTTCGACAATGTCCTTGTAATGGATAATAACCCTGAAATAAGAGGAAACAGGCTTGCCCTCCTTTCAGCAGTTAAAAGGCTTTTTGATTCCCTGGGGGATTTTTCAAAAATAGTGGAGTGA